In Rhineura floridana isolate rRhiFlo1 chromosome 1, rRhiFlo1.hap2, whole genome shotgun sequence, the following proteins share a genomic window:
- the LOC133373436 gene encoding GSK-3-binding protein-like: MPCRPPGGEGFLLLEHAVSLQSGPVGASSGSKEVDALVAKLGEVLQLSAQHRTPPAPRLLPKHHGRDRAAPYSSPRGLGFLASLHHRHPPPHQRSAASLLLLPPPPPPTTDQKGSPRVAKQLCGRGWLRSAARSGGKKHHHHSLLSAGDDDEEDDDPHRLLQELILSGNLIKEAVRRLQLAATAAAASSTAVVETSTTGSPGSGSSTGSYCHSSSGEGDSAAATAFAVSSLQPLP, from the coding sequence ATGCCTTGCCGGCCGCCGGGCGGAGAGGGCTTCCTGTTGCTGGAGCACGCCGTGTCTTTGCAGAGTGGCCCCGTCGGGGCAAGCAGCGGCTCTAAAGAAGTGGACGCCTTGGTGGCCAAGCTGGGCGAGGTGCTGCAGTTGAGCGCCCAGCACCGGACACCGCCTGCCCCTCGCCTCCTCCCGAAGCACCACGGCCGCGACCGAGCGGCTCCTTACTCGTCCCCCAGGGGGCTCGGCTTCTTAGCCTCACTGCACCACCGGCACCCGCCTCCCCACCAGCGCTCTGCGGCGTCGCTCTTGCTACTGCCTCCCCCGCCGCCGCCTACCACTGACCAGAAGGGCAGCCCTCGGGTCGCCAAGCAGCTGTGCGGACGGGGCTGGTTGAGGAGCGCAGCCCGGTCTGGGGGAAAGAAGCACCATCACCACTCTCTGCTGTCTGCGGGCGATGATGACGAAGAGGACGACGACCCGCACCGGCTCTTGCAGGAGCTCATCCTCTCCGGCAACCTCATCAAGGAAGCCGTCCGACGATTGCAACTGGCGGCCACGGCGGCAGCAGCGTCATCCACGGCGGTAGTGGAGACATCTACTACGGGCTCTCCCGGCTCTGGCTCGTCCACCGGAAGCTACTGCCACAGCAGTAGCGGAGAAGGAGATTCGGCAGCAGCCACAGCATTCGCCGTCTCCTCTTTACAACCCTTGCCCTAA